AATGCGGTGGCCGAAGGTCGTCGCCTGGGCATCCCCATCGTGGCCATCGTGGACACCAATTGCGATCCCGACCTGGTGGACTACCCGATTGCGGGCAACGACGACGCCATCCGCTCCGTCCGACTGATCCTGACCGCCGTGGTCCAGACCATCACTCAGGCGCGCGCCGAGTACCAGGCCAAGTTTGGACGTCGCGGCCAGGACGCCGCCGCTGAACCCGCTGCCGCTGCCCCGGCCCCTGCCGCTGAGGCTGCTCCGGCTCCCGCCCAGGCATAAATTGACGAGTCTCGGACGGCGCACCGGTTAAGCGGCCGCCGTCCGTGCTCATCCCCATCCGAACTAGAACAAGAGAAGATTCGTGCTATGGCTGAAATTTCTGCTGCTAATGTTGCCAAGCTCCGCGAGATGACCAATGCGGGCTTGATGGAATGCAAAAAGGCCCTCACCGAGGCCAACGGCGACATGAATGTCGCCGTCGATATCCTCCGCAAAAAGGGCGCGGCTTCCGCGGCCAAAAAAGCGACCCGCGAGGCGAAGGAAGGCGTCATCGCCCAATACATCGCCCCCGGCGGCCGAGTTGGATCGCTCATCGAGGTGAACTGTGAGACGGACTTTGTTGCACGCAACGAAGGTTTCCGCGCCTTCTGCGAGGAAGTCGCTCGGAAGTTCACCGAGAACCCCAGCGTCGACCTCGAGGCGGACCGCACCGCTCAGGTGGCGAAGATCGGGGAGAACATCCGAATCGCACGCCATCAGCGGCTGGAAGTCGCCGGCTCTGGTTTTGTCGGCGCTTACATCCACACCGGCTCCAAGGTAGGCGTGCTGGTGGAAGTGGCCGTCGGCAAGCAGGCCACGACCGAGCGCGATGAATTCAAGCAGCTCGTGCGTGATCTCACCCTGCAGATCGCTGCCGCCAGCCCGACCGTGGTTTCGCGCGAGCAGGTCGATCAGGCCATCTTGGCCAAGGAAAAGGAAATCGCTGCCGAGCAGGTCAAAGGCAAGCCGCCACAGGCGATTGCCAAGATCGTCGAAGGCAAGCTGGAGAAATTCTACCAGGGCCAGTGCCTGGTGGACCAAGGCTTTGTAAAGCGGAATTCTGAAGTCACCGTTCGCGAGCAGATCGCCGAAGTGGGCAAACAACTCGGCGACGAGGTGACTGTGCGACGCTTTCTCCGTTTCCAGGTCGGCGAGACCGCCGGAGCCTAGTCTCCACTCGTCATCGTTTTCACAAAGCCGTCGGCATCCCCGACGGCTTTTTTTTGTCTAAACCTAAAACCAACCAACCCTGCCCTACTGGATCTGCTCCCCGACCTTGGGCAACAGCAACCGGAAATAACGCTGGGATGCCTCCGGAAAGGGGATGACCACATTCACGCGCGAGTTGGTCGTCAGCGAGGGAAAACGCATCCAGTTGCTCCACGGACTGCCTATCTGATCCGCCACCTGCACCACGTAGGCACGATTGGATATCGAACTAAAACTCAGCATCCCCATCGAGGGGAGGGACGAACGATCGAATCGATCGATGCGCACGAAGTCGGAAGGATCCCGAGGGTGGGTGCCTGCCAAATACTCCTGAAGATTGTTCAAGCCATCTCCGTCTGCATCTTCCCAGGCATCGCCCGGCCGATCGAATCGAAACTGGTAAGTCAGCTCCCAAATATCCGGCATCCCATCTCCATCGGTGTCGCCCAAGACCAAGACATTCGCGCGCTCGAGCGGCGGGATCAGCCGCGGAGTGGTGATGTTGCTCACCACCACTGAATAAACCCCGGCATTGGTCAACGAGGCGCGTGGAATGATCAAATCCGGACGGTATTCGCCTTTGAGATAGACGCCGTTCTTGCGCCAGAAATAGACCATTGGCTCAGCTCCGATCGCACGGGCTCTTAGAACGATGGTCTCGCCCACATTCACCATTTGGCTCTCTGGACTCTGAATCACCAGCGGAGGCATGAGCGGCTGGATGACCGCAGGCCGGCTTTCCACTCGAGCGCGTCCATCGCTCACGATCACGCTATAGGATCCAGCCATCTCCCTGCTGAGCCGACTCAAACGCAGCTCGGATCCCACCTCGCCCAACAGCGGCTGGCGATTGAAGAACCATTGATAAGTGAGGGGAGCAGCCTGGCGCATGACCCCCACACTGAGAACGTAGTTGGAACCCAAAACCGGGATGAGTGGAGGGGCTGGATGGGAGTACACGATCGGCGGTTGAAGCACCTCCAGCCTCGCAGCCTCGCTGACGAGCACCCCTCCCCGACCCATCACCACAACATCATAGCGTCCCGAGTCACGGGGCGGAATCTGAGGCAGCCGCAAAATCGATCCCACCGCGCCGGGCAGCGGTTTTCCGTTCCGGCGCCACTGATAGCGCAAGGTCGGATCGGGTCCGGCCAACACTCCCAGAGTTGCGTCCGAGTAACCGTCCACCACCCGGTCCGCCGGGTGGATCAGAATCGAAGGACGCAGCGCAGGATCGTAATGCTGCCCAGGGTTGGGAGCCGTCGCCACCCAGTTGCCGGGTTCGGTCCCCAGGGCTAAAGGATCGATCCGGCTGAGCGAGGGTCCCTGTCCGTCAGCCAAGGCATCCCAGGGCGGAGTAGCCGTGTAACAGGCCTCATCCTGAATGAAATCCTGTCTCGAAGCCTCGCCCGCAATCGCGATGCTCTTCATCACTAGGCACCCACCCTCCGGACCCAGGTTGCCCTTCCAGGGTCCCAGCATTCGCACCGTCGTCGGCACTCCATGAAAACGTCGAAAGGCCTCCGCATGGTCCACCTGGCGGACAGGATCAAAGCCCACCAGCAAAACCTCACCCGCGGGTGGAAAAACAAACTGCCGAGGGAAACGATATTCAATGCTGCCGGTAATGCTCCAAGTGTTGGTAGGCATCAGGGGGTCAAATGCCAAAACACGCTGTCCGGAGGTGTTGTGAAGCCCGATGAAACTCAGGTCCGTAAGCTGACTGCCATCGGATGCATCTGGGGAGTGATACATGATCTCCGAAAAGACCACAGGACCAGGGCGCGGCGGAGCGTTGGTCGTGCCCAGGCTAGGAACACGGGACGAAGCCCAACGCTCGCCCCCCGAAGCATCGGAGAACTCGAATCTACCATAGGAAGCACCGAGAGCCTGGGCCGGAAAAGGCGCGCCGTGATGGTATCCGGTCAGTTTTCCCTCAGGACTCGCCGAAAAGAGATGAACACTCTCCCCTTCGCGAGCCAGCCCAAACCCCGGAAAACCTCCGGAAGCCACGCCGAACGAAGCCGCGTCAATGACGAAGAATCCTCCGGACGGAATCCGAGTTCCAAATGGGAGTCGGTATTTCATTGGAAAACGAAATTCATCGCTCAAGAACCAGCCTCCGATCTCCGTATGCTCGGCTCCAGTCAACTCAATGGTATCCGACCGCCCTTCTTCGGGCGCGGCGATGATCTCGTTGATCAGAACCGAAGGTGGGGTCTGGGCGGTCGACAACGCAGGAACCGGTCCAGGAATCGCTTCCCAGGGTCCAAGAATCCAAGACCCTTCCGGCCCTCCAGGAACCTGAAAACTGCCGGTGAGCGTGGCGGACCAGGCCAGCCCAAAGCCCAGACCTCGGGTCAGAGGTTGCGCGGCGGGTTGATAGTGAAAGTCGAGCAGCGGCTCGCCGTTGGGTTCCTCGAGACGAACGCGTTCGCCCTGATTGTCCAAGCTCCCCACATACTCCCCGGCGATCCGGTCCTCCAGTCCGTAGTGGGCCACAAATCGGGCCCGGTTCTTGACTAGAAACAACGACCGGCTTGGAGCGGATGCATCGGATGGAGCAGGAAGGAATGGGATGCGGCTATCAGCAAAGTCGAAATGGATTCCTTCGGTAAAGCGGACGCCCCGCAGATCTAAAGGTTCGGGACCAAGATTGCGGAGCTCGACATACTCTAACTCTTCATCCGACTCACATCGGCCACCATTCAGAACCGCGGGCTCATACATCAGCCGATTCAGGACGAGTTGCCGCTGCCGGGCGGTTCGAATGTCGGCCAACTCGGCTCGGGCGACCACGCGCGAGCCATCCACGAGTTCCACGTGCATGGCACCAGACCCGAGCCTCCCTTGATAGTTGCCCTGAACTAGGAGGCCCATTCCGCCCCGAGGCTGCAGTGACCGCTCACGGAACGCCCGCCGATTCGCAGTCAGGATCAGGAGTCCTCCCGACGGGACCACGGTGCCTGGCCGAAAAAGATGCCGAACCCCGCCCTGCACCGCCCACCCGGAGATATCCACTGCGTAGGGATTTGGGTTGAGCACCTCCACGAATTGCTCCTCCGGATTTCCACTCAGCGGAGACCGTTCGATCACCCCAAACTGTAACACGGGATCGGGAGGCTCCGGCTCAGGAATTCGCGCGCTGTCCGGCATCACCGCGGCGTTGGTCACGCTGTGGGAAACAAAGAAGTGATGGCGCCTGCGAACCAAATACTCGGATTGCAGAATCTGCACCGCCATACCCATGGTCTGCGGCACCCCATAGGTGGGGTATCCCCAACGTGCCCGGTCCAGCAGGGACTCAGGCTCCATCGCGTGCAGCAGCTCGTCCAACCTGCGCTCAAGTCTGCGGTCCGATAGGGGAGTTTCATTGGGCTGCAACAAGTCGTCCATGAGCGAACGCAACCGACGCAGGTACATCTGGCGCACCGAGGGATTGGAATAGAGCGCCTCCGTCAAGCGATTCCACTGCCCGTTCTCCTTCTGATGGTTTTGATCCATGAACAGTGGATGGCTCGGAGAGGAAAAGGGATGATCCGATCCGATCGAGTTGGTGTGGTCAAAGTCCGCCCAGATCTCATCCGACAAGCCGGCTCGGCTGCGAAAGTTTCTTCCGAAAGTCAGATCCTTGTCCCAAGGCAGGACCTGCCACTCCCCCGAGCCTTCAAGGTCGTGATAGAGAAAGTAATTCTTGGCCGTGCAATCGTTGTCATGAATCAACACGGTCGCGGCCAGATAGTTCACTACCGACGGGATGTCCAGATGGTCGAAGAGGTAGAGGGCCTGTCGGGGATTGCCCGCGGAAATGCCGTCAACAAAATCCTGCAGCTCCTCAAACCGAGCATCGCGCGGGAGAAGCTTCTCGGCTCCCTCGGTCGATTCCAAGGCGTTGTTGATCTTATAAAGGCTGCCTCGAGGACTCAGCCCATTCCGCTCCAACATGACCTCGTCCGGCTGCTCCACGAACACTGCCAGGCTGTGAAATAGCCCGTTCTGGTGGATGCGCAGAGGGAAGCTCCGACATCCCGGCGCACCCGCATCGCGATAGACCTCCCAGCTCAACACCTGACGCAGATGCGTCTTGTCGCTCCAGGTGCTGTTGAGATTGATCTCATCCACCCTCCGCTCACTCGGACCGTAGCGAAACCGTTGATCCGGGTTGAAATCAAATTTATAGCTCTTCTTGTCCCAGGTGACGGAGTTCTCGCCGCGTAACCGGACGTGAACGTTGTCGTACAACTCGCCGGCATAAAACACGGTGCAACGAGTGCCACTCCGAGTAGCGGCTGCATTGACGTACCGGTTCTCCAGAAACCAGTGAAAAACGGGCAATGCCGTGGAGATGTTCGTCGCCCCCAAAGTTCCCACGTAGGCTTGAGAGTTCAAAGGATCCTCCCAGGCGGGAAGCCGCGAGCCCCGCCCCAGAGTGTCTCGCGCCGTCACATACCAACGCAGCATCTCTCCAGGCAATGCCTGTCCCGGCGGGATCACCGCACTGAAGATTCCATCCCGTGCCTGGGCATCCCCGCCAAGACCGTCGTCCCTCATCGGCACCATCGCCTCCTCCCCATACATCACCCGATAGCGCAGCTCCACTGCCTGGATGGGCTGGAAGATCGCCGAGGCTTTCACCGTCACCCAGACCGCTTGACCCGGTTCCACGCCCGACGGTGGACGAGAGAGTTCGGACAATGCAGGACCCAGGGTGAGTGAACCCAGCCCGTTGCGGCGCCCTGGAGTCGCGAGGGTAAAGTAGCGCAGCAGATTGGTGGAGGAAGTGCCGCGTGATCCGATCAGCCGAGGTCGAAGCAGAAATTGAGCAGCACCCGCATCTCGGGAGAACCCATGCAATGCCAGCCAGTTCGTGCCCGGCCTCAGGACTCGCAACGCTTCCTCGCCCAACTCAGCCAGCGCAGGACGGAGGGCTTCGGCCGGATCGCGGGATCCCACCGACACGCTGTTCCACCGCAGGTCCGAGGGACGAAAGGCGCTGAGCACCTCCATCCCATTCACCCAGGCGACGAAACCGTCGGTATGCCAGAGCTGCAGGGACATCTCCTCCACCGCTTGAGGATCCCGCACCACGAAGGGCACCCGCAGGTAGAGACCGGGGTTGCGCTGGTAGAGGCGGGAACGAACGTTGTCGGCAATCAGGGGATGCAGGGTAAGCTCGCCTGGCTCCCGCGTTTCATAACCAATTCCCCCCACCCCTGTGTCCCAGCTCGGGGTGGCGAACCCGGGCTGCATCCACTCGCGCTCGACACTAGCGTCCGTCGGCACTAGCGAGAAATGGCTATCCCCCACCTCGAGGAGCACCTCATCGGCCGAGCTCCGGCCAAGCCCGTAGGAGACATCATCCGGTTGAGGGGGGAAAGGCACAAAAAACGATCCCAGCGCGGGCCTCTCCAGAGGATCCAACAACAGCAAAGGCTCCCCGTTTCTGCTCAGCTTGAAGTCCGTGTGTAGTGGAGAACCGGCCACACGACGATCTTTGCCGGAGGCATAGATCACCATGAAGTCGCCAGCGGGGAGGTTGGTGGAAGGAAAACTCCACCGCTTTTCCCGTCCAACTCCCGGTCGAGTCGTGAGCGACCATGCTCCTAAATCGACCGCTTCAACTCCTGAGTTGTGCACCTCAATCCAATCAGGGTAATCGCCATCCTCGTCGGCAAGAGTCGTAGCATTGGCCGCCATAAACTCGTTCAGCAACACCTCGGCAGCGAGGCGGAACGGATTCCAAAAAACAAAAAGCCCCAGAGCCAGAAAGAGCAAACTGGACGGGCGGATTCTCCTCATTTTCGGATACGACGGCTACGGGGTTGTACTAGGATGGAGTGTGACTCAATTAACGCCGCCCGGTAAAGCCAGAAGATCCATAAAAAAGGCTTTGTCTCCGGACTCTTTTGGCGATAATGGTTTCCCGCTGACTTGCTATGAGCTCAAAAGTGCCATCAGATCTGAGATATGCGAAATCCCACGAGTGGATTCGCGTGGAGTCCGGGGTCGCAACCGTCGGCATCACCGACCATGCCCAGCACGAGCTCACCGACGTAGTCTTTGTCGAGTTGCCCTCCGTCGGGCGTAAGGTCGCCGCCGGCGAGGCCTGCGCGGTGGTAGAATCGGTCAAAACCGCGAGCGACATCTACTCCCCGGTCAGCGGCGAGGTGACCAGCATCAACGAAAAACTGGCACAGAACCCAAGCTTGGTGAACGATCAGCCCTACGGGGACGGGTGGTTCTTTAAGCTGAAACTCAGTGCACCGGACGAGGCAGGGAGCTTGCTCAGTCCGCAGGATTATTCCCAGTCCATCGGCTCCTAAACGGCATCCGTTCCCACACCCTATGACTTTTCGCGAATTCGGTTTGGGAACCGAAATCCTCAGATCCGTAACCGAAGCCGGCTACGAAACCCCTACACCGATTCAGCTGGCAGCGATTCCTCCGATCCTCAAGGACCAGGACGTGATCGGAATCGCCCAGACCGGTACGGGCAAAACCGCCGCTTTCGTCCTCCCGATGCTCGAAAAGCTGCGCACCGCCCCCCCATCTGCAACGGGCTCTCATGGCCACGCGCACGCCGGTGGAACAAGTGCGCTCATTCTGGCTCCCACACGCGAGCTGGTGGTCCAAATCGCCGAGAATGCCCAGATCTATGGCCGATATCTTCCCTTGAAGATCGCCACTGTCTTCGGAGGGGTCGGTGAAAACCCCCAGATCCAAGCACTTCGCCACGGTGTGGATATCATCGTGGCCACGCCCGGCCGACTGCTGGATCTCATGGACCGCGGCAACAGCCGGTTCTCTCACCTGCGATTCCTCGTCCTAGACGAAGCCGATCGCATGCTGGACATGGGTTTCTTGCCCTCGATCCAACGGATCGTCCGCGCCTTGCCCCGTCGCCGTCAGACCTTGCTGTTCTCCGCCACTCTCTCCAAGGACATCGAGGAGCTGACCCACGAATTCCTGCGTCATCCGCAGCGCATCGAAATCGGCCGCCGCACCAATCCGGCCGACACCGTCAAGCAGGTCGCCCACGAGGTTCCCGCCGCGCTCAAATCGACGCTTCTGATTCACCTGCTTCAATCCAACGGACTCCGTAGCGTGCTGGTTTTTTCCCGCACCAAACATGGAGCGGACCGGTTGGCGAAAAAACTCCATGCGCAGAACATTCCGACGGCCGCGCTGCACTCGGACCGCTCTCAAAGCCAGCGGCTGCGCGCCCTGCGTGACTTCAAAGAGGGCAAAGTTCGAGTCCTGGTGGCTACCGACATCGCTGCCCGGGGTATCGACGTCGACGGCATCTCGCATGTCATCAACTACGACTTCCCCATGCATCCTGAAGACTATGTGCACCGCATCGGGCGCACGGGGCGCGCGCAAGCGATTGGAGATGCGATCAGTTTTGTCACCCCGGAAGACCGGGATGCGCTGCGAGGATTGGAGCGGTTCATCGGACGCAACTTGGTGAAAACCAGGGTCGAGAACTTCGATTACGCCCAGCGGCCTGAAGCTCATGCGCCTGACCGAGCCAGGCCATCGCACCACACCCATTCCCACTCCCATTCCAAGCCGAGCTCTCATTCGGGGTCTCACTCGAAACCTGGCTCCGGCTCGCATTCCGGCCCACAGCGTCAAGGCCAGTCCTCTCATTCACGGCCGGCCTCCTCCTCCCGAGGCGGAAGCCACAACAAGCCGAGGGAGGTCAACGGGAATCGGGAGGGAGGCAATCTTCGCCCCTCGCCGTCCTCCGCCAGCGGACGTTCGACCAACGGGCGCTCCGGCAGCGGCCGCGGCCGAACTTGGCGCAGCTCCCGCTAGCGGGCGCTCAGGAGGTGCCAAGATTCTTACGGAGCTCGCACCGCCGAACGATGTGGGCAGTTGTGTGGCCCTATGGAGCGCGGAGACACGTCTCCGCTTTTCCTGCGAGCGTCGGATTCACTGGAGGTGTGCCTTATGGTAAGTGCGTCCGTTGGAGCGGTAAGGTGACGTGAAGGAACAG
The Verrucomicrobiales bacterium DNA segment above includes these coding regions:
- a CDS encoding CotH kinase family protein, whose protein sequence is MRRIRPSSLLFLALGLFVFWNPFRLAAEVLLNEFMAANATTLADEDGDYPDWIEVHNSGVEAVDLGAWSLTTRPGVGREKRWSFPSTNLPAGDFMVIYASGKDRRVAGSPLHTDFKLSRNGEPLLLLDPLERPALGSFFVPFPPQPDDVSYGLGRSSADEVLLEVGDSHFSLVPTDASVEREWMQPGFATPSWDTGVGGIGYETREPGELTLHPLIADNVRSRLYQRNPGLYLRVPFVVRDPQAVEEMSLQLWHTDGFVAWVNGMEVLSAFRPSDLRWNSVSVGSRDPAEALRPALAELGEEALRVLRPGTNWLALHGFSRDAGAAQFLLRPRLIGSRGTSSTNLLRYFTLATPGRRNGLGSLTLGPALSELSRPPSGVEPGQAVWVTVKASAIFQPIQAVELRYRVMYGEEAMVPMRDDGLGGDAQARDGIFSAVIPPGQALPGEMLRWYVTARDTLGRGSRLPAWEDPLNSQAYVGTLGATNISTALPVFHWFLENRYVNAAATRSGTRCTVFYAGELYDNVHVRLRGENSVTWDKKSYKFDFNPDQRFRYGPSERRVDEINLNSTWSDKTHLRQVLSWEVYRDAGAPGCRSFPLRIHQNGLFHSLAVFVEQPDEVMLERNGLSPRGSLYKINNALESTEGAEKLLPRDARFEELQDFVDGISAGNPRQALYLFDHLDIPSVVNYLAATVLIHDNDCTAKNYFLYHDLEGSGEWQVLPWDKDLTFGRNFRSRAGLSDEIWADFDHTNSIGSDHPFSSPSHPLFMDQNHQKENGQWNRLTEALYSNPSVRQMYLRRLRSLMDDLLQPNETPLSDRRLERRLDELLHAMEPESLLDRARWGYPTYGVPQTMGMAVQILQSEYLVRRRHHFFVSHSVTNAAVMPDSARIPEPEPPDPVLQFGVIERSPLSGNPEEQFVEVLNPNPYAVDISGWAVQGGVRHLFRPGTVVPSGGLLILTANRRAFRERSLQPRGGMGLLVQGNYQGRLGSGAMHVELVDGSRVVARAELADIRTARQRQLVLNRLMYEPAVLNGGRCESDEELEYVELRNLGPEPLDLRGVRFTEGIHFDFADSRIPFLPAPSDASAPSRSLFLVKNRARFVAHYGLEDRIAGEYVGSLDNQGERVRLEEPNGEPLLDFHYQPAAQPLTRGLGFGLAWSATLTGSFQVPGGPEGSWILGPWEAIPGPVPALSTAQTPPSVLINEIIAAPEEGRSDTIELTGAEHTEIGGWFLSDEFRFPMKYRLPFGTRIPSGGFFVIDAASFGVASGGFPGFGLAREGESVHLFSASPEGKLTGYHHGAPFPAQALGASYGRFEFSDASGGERWASSRVPSLGTTNAPPRPGPVVFSEIMYHSPDASDGSQLTDLSFIGLHNTSGQRVLAFDPLMPTNTWSITGSIEYRFPRQFVFPPAGEVLLVGFDPVRQVDHAEAFRRFHGVPTTVRMLGPWKGNLGPEGGCLVMKSIAIAGEASRQDFIQDEACYTATPPWDALADGQGPSLSRIDPLALGTEPGNWVATAPNPGQHYDPALRPSILIHPADRVVDGYSDATLGVLAGPDPTLRYQWRRNGKPLPGAVGSILRLPQIPPRDSGRYDVVVMGRGGVLVSEAARLEVLQPPIVYSHPAPPLIPVLGSNYVLSVGVMRQAAPLTYQWFFNRQPLLGEVGSELRLSRLSREMAGSYSVIVSDGRARVESRPAVIQPLMPPLVIQSPESQMVNVGETIVLRARAIGAEPMVYFWRKNGVYLKGEYRPDLIIPRASLTNAGVYSVVVSNITTPRLIPPLERANVLVLGDTDGDGMPDIWELTYQFRFDRPGDAWEDADGDGLNNLQEYLAGTHPRDPSDFVRIDRFDRSSLPSMGMLSFSSISNRAYVVQVADQIGSPWSNWMRFPSLTTNSRVNVVIPFPEASQRYFRLLLPKVGEQIQ
- the gcvH gene encoding glycine cleavage system protein GcvH; translation: MSSKVPSDLRYAKSHEWIRVESGVATVGITDHAQHELTDVVFVELPSVGRKVAAGEACAVVESVKTASDIYSPVSGEVTSINEKLAQNPSLVNDQPYGDGWFFKLKLSAPDEAGSLLSPQDYSQSIGS
- a CDS encoding DEAD/DEAH box helicase; translation: MTFREFGLGTEILRSVTEAGYETPTPIQLAAIPPILKDQDVIGIAQTGTGKTAAFVLPMLEKLRTAPPSATGSHGHAHAGGTSALILAPTRELVVQIAENAQIYGRYLPLKIATVFGGVGENPQIQALRHGVDIIVATPGRLLDLMDRGNSRFSHLRFLVLDEADRMLDMGFLPSIQRIVRALPRRRQTLLFSATLSKDIEELTHEFLRHPQRIEIGRRTNPADTVKQVAHEVPAALKSTLLIHLLQSNGLRSVLVFSRTKHGADRLAKKLHAQNIPTAALHSDRSQSQRLRALRDFKEGKVRVLVATDIAARGIDVDGISHVINYDFPMHPEDYVHRIGRTGRAQAIGDAISFVTPEDRDALRGLERFIGRNLVKTRVENFDYAQRPEAHAPDRARPSHHTHSHSHSKPSSHSGSHSKPGSGSHSGPQRQGQSSHSRPASSSRGGSHNKPREVNGNREGGNLRPSPSSASGRSTNGRSGSGRGRTWRSSR
- the tsf gene encoding translation elongation factor Ts, encoding MAEISAANVAKLREMTNAGLMECKKALTEANGDMNVAVDILRKKGAASAAKKATREAKEGVIAQYIAPGGRVGSLIEVNCETDFVARNEGFRAFCEEVARKFTENPSVDLEADRTAQVAKIGENIRIARHQRLEVAGSGFVGAYIHTGSKVGVLVEVAVGKQATTERDEFKQLVRDLTLQIAAASPTVVSREQVDQAILAKEKEIAAEQVKGKPPQAIAKIVEGKLEKFYQGQCLVDQGFVKRNSEVTVREQIAEVGKQLGDEVTVRRFLRFQVGETAGA